The following coding sequences are from one Neurospora crassa OR74A linkage group I, whole genome shotgun sequence window:
- a CDS encoding origin recognition complex subunit 1 has protein sequence MPATPGRRSSRAQDFRLPGVTREDSDDELGTDDLPWEWIYDREEDEGENEVIPASGPGSRKRKRTTQPERKIIGAQMGDFDCYVGDTLLLKAEGSNEAWVGIVSEFLVDDGEKSAKFMWFSSEKEIRNGPKKRTDFVENELYITPSFDFNALTTINGKAIVMSQEAFMKQYPTGKVPRKSKEFGKVFICRRGCNTRTCTYTDEFKWEDIYKGKEDLESLLDFVLKRTKATRRKRQPKAESPEREYASDDGAGAEPAAKVPRTPRKLKVRSNAATPTSRRKGTKAALSAAVTPTSHRKIMIKRHLEFTPLATRVLSPMHIHNSPYQLARTQLHVASVPTSLPCREAEFSLVYSHLEAAITDGSGTCIYISGTPGTGKTATVREVVSHLDAAVRADELDDFIFVEINGMKITDPHQSYSLLWEALKGQRVSPSQALDLLEREFSHPSPRRVPCVVLMDELDQLVTKNQGVMYNFFNWPGLRHSRLIVLAVANTMDLPERTLSNKISSRLGLTRITFPGYNHEQLMRIVQSRLEGVPGDIVDADAVQFAARKVAAVSGDARRALDICRRAVELAEADAKVVAEAEPPTPSKKKGVEDKVVSKKKGSAGRVTIETVRRAINEATSNPLQQYLRGLPFASRLLLTALLLRTQRTGLAESTFGDVLEEMQRMIKLATGGDSRPLNALMATAGVSAADYGDGIMGGPRSKPDVRQMRPGGLAIAAVDLTGAGVINLEAHKAERPSKIRLAVGDEEVRLAFRDDPEIKTLGVLL, from the exons ATGCCTGCCACCCCCGGACGGCGTTCGTCTCGAGCGCAAGACTTTCGTCTCCCAGGCGTAACCAGAGAGGATTCGGATGATGAGCTTGGGACAGATGATTTGCCGTGGGAATGGATTTATGACagggaagaggacgaaggaGAAAACGAGGTTATACCAGCAAGCGGACCGGGATCGAGAAAACGGAAACGAACAACACAGCCAGAGCGCAAGATTATCGGTGCACAAATGGGGGACTTTGACTGCTACGTGGGAGACACTCTGCTTCTCAAAGCTGAAGGCTCTAACGAAGCCTGGGTTGGCATTGTCTCGGAGTTTTTGGTGGATGATGGCGAAAAGTCGGCCAAGTTCATGTGGTTTTCTTCGGAGAAGGAGATTCGGAATGGTCCGAAGAAGAGAACGGATTTTGTTGAG AACGAGCTCTATATAACACCGAGCTTCGACTTCAATGCCCTGACCACTATCAATGGCAAGGCCATAGTCATGTCCCAAGAAGCCTTCATGAAACAGTACCCAACCGGCAAAGTCCCACGAAAATCCAAAGAGTTTGGCAAGGTCTTCATCTGCCGTCGAGGCTGCAACACACGAACGTGTACCTACACCGACGAATTCAAATGGGAAGATATCTACAAGGGCAAGGAAGATCTCGAATCCCTCCTCGACTTCGTCCTCAAGCGCACCAAAGCCACACGGAGGAAACGACAACCCAAAGCCGAATCTCCCGAACGAGAATACGCCTCCGACGACGGCGCTGGCGCCGAACCCGCCGCTAAAGTCCCTCGCACCCCTCGAAAACTCAAAGTCCGCAGCAATGCCGCCACCCCAACCAGCCGACGCAAAGGCACCAAAGCCGCTCTCAGCGCCGCCGTAACGCCCACCTCCCACCGCAAGATCATGATAAAGAGGCATCTCGAATTTACCCCCTTGGCCACCCGCGTGCTCTCCCCCATGCACATCCACAACTCCCCCTACCAACTCGCCCGCACCCAACTGCACGTTGCCTCGGTCCCGACCTCCCTCCCCTGCCGCGAAGCCGAGTTCTCGCTCGTGTACTCGCACCTCGAAGCGGCCATCACTGACGGAAGCGGCACCTGTATCTACATCTCCGGCACGCCGGGCACGGGCAAAACCGCCACGGTGCGCGAAGTCGTCTCGCACCTGGACGCCGCCGTGCGCGCCGACGAGCTGGATGACTTCATCTTTGTCGAAATCAACGGCATGAAGATTACCGACCCGCACCAATCCTACTCTTTACTCTGGGAAGCCCTCAAGGGCCAGCGCGTCAGCCCCTCACAAGCGTTGGACCTGCTCGAGCGCGAATTCAGCCACCCGTCCCCGCGCCGCGTGCCGTGCGTGGTGCTGATGGACGAGCTGGACCAGCTGGTGACCAAGAACCAAGGGGTCATGTACAACTTCTTCAACTGGCCCGGGCTGAGACACAGTCGGCTGATTGTGCTGGCCGTGGCCAACACGATGGACTTGCCCGAGCGCACGCTAAGTAACAAGATCAGCAGTCGGTTGGGGCTGACGCGGATTACGTTTCCCGGGTATAATCATGAGCAGCTGATGCGGATCGTGCAAAGCCGGTTGGAGGGCGTGCCGGGGGATATTGTGGATGCGGACGCGGTGCAGTTTGCGGCTCGCAAGGTGGCGGCTGTGAGTGGTGATGCGAGACGGGCGCTGGATATTTGTCGACGGGCGGTGGAGTTGGCGGAGGCGGACGCGAAGGTTGTTGCTGAGGCTGAACCGCCAACGCCAAGCAAAAAGAAGGGTGTTGAAGATAAAGTGGTCAGTAAGAAGAAGGGGTCGGCCGGTCGAGTCACGATTGAGACGGTGCGGAGGGCCATTAACGAGGCTACGAGTAATCCGCTGCAGCAGTACCTGAGGGGCCTCCCCTTTGCGTCAAGGTTGTTGCTTACGGCGCTGCTGTTGCGTACTCAGCGGACAGGGTTAGCGGAGAGCACGTTCGGAGATGTGCTGGAGGAGATGCAACGGATGATTAAGCTGGCGACCGGAGGCGATAGTCGGCCATTGAATGCCTTAATGGCCACGGCTGGAGTGAGCGCGGCAGACTATGGAGATGGTATCATGGGTGGGCCTAGATCCAAACCCGATGTCAGGCAGATGCGGCCAGGCGGACTCGCCATCGCAGCGGTCGACCTAACAGGAGCGGGTGTCATCAACTTGGAGGCTCACAAGGCTGAGCGACCGAGCAAGATTCGGCTGGCTGTTGGAGATGAGGAAGTTAGGTTGGCTTTCCGTGATGATCCGGAGATCAAGACGCTAGGTGTGCTTCTTTGA